In one Haloplanus salinus genomic region, the following are encoded:
- a CDS encoding phytoene/squalene synthase family protein: MVSHDQLRRSKAIQRHTGRTFHVATRLLPERVRYPTYVLYAFFRTADDVVDDPDPAPPAERRRELERLRAAALGEREPDDPVLEAFADLRERHDIPRAEVDAFVDSMLMDVEKRRYHTHDELSTYLRGSAAAVGHMMLEVMDPPRKETARPHAAALGEAFQLTNFLRDVHEDVRDYDRIYLPERVLVEHGSSHDDVASLTPTDGFRAAVRDELARTEQLYHYGVEGVRYLPKGCQLPVLTAAVMYADQHRLVRQLDCDVLSTRPTLTMRRRLSLVARTWLRWQFGADPRSVFYRVTGLDAPDGVDERPSLRLSTSDALARSD; the protein is encoded by the coding sequence ATGGTCTCACACGATCAACTCCGACGGAGCAAAGCCATCCAGCGACACACGGGTCGGACGTTTCACGTCGCGACCCGGCTGCTTCCCGAGCGCGTCCGCTATCCGACGTACGTCCTGTATGCCTTCTTTCGGACTGCGGACGACGTGGTCGACGACCCGGACCCCGCGCCCCCGGCCGAGCGACGCCGCGAACTCGAACGGCTCCGGGCGGCGGCGCTCGGCGAGCGTGAACCGGACGACCCGGTTCTCGAGGCCTTCGCCGATCTCCGCGAGCGCCACGACATTCCGCGCGCGGAGGTCGACGCGTTCGTCGACTCGATGCTGATGGACGTCGAGAAACGGCGCTACCACACCCACGACGAACTCTCGACGTACCTCCGTGGCTCGGCCGCCGCCGTCGGCCACATGATGCTCGAAGTGATGGACCCCCCACGGAAGGAGACGGCGCGTCCCCACGCCGCGGCACTCGGCGAGGCGTTCCAGCTCACCAACTTCCTCCGCGACGTCCACGAGGACGTCCGCGACTACGACCGCATCTACCTCCCCGAACGCGTGCTCGTGGAACACGGCAGTTCCCACGACGACGTGGCGTCGCTCACCCCCACCGACGGGTTTCGGGCGGCCGTCCGGGACGAACTCGCCCGCACGGAGCAGCTCTACCACTACGGCGTCGAGGGAGTTCGATACCTCCCCAAGGGCTGTCAACTCCCCGTGCTGACCGCCGCCGTGATGTACGCCGACCAGCACCGACTCGTGCGCCAGTTGGACTGTGACGTGCTCTCGACGCGCCCGACGCTGACGATGCGCCGCCGCCTCTCGCTGGTCGCACGGACGTGGCTCCGCTGGCAGTTCGGCGCCGACCCACGATCGGTGTTCTATCGGGTGACCGGCCTCGATGCTCCCGACGGCGTCGACGAACGACCGTCCCTCCGGCTGTCAACCAGCGATGCGCTCGCTCGCTCGGACTGA
- a CDS encoding lycopene cyclase domain-containing protein yields MIPPVDSSYLVFLGCAVGVPTLVVALLAWRLGGLRTPTDVAGVGALVLIAFGYTFVWDGYLIERGVWWYGNGVVTARVGVIPLGELAFFALQTALTGCWLHAIDPPVEPTRPATASARPVGLLVIAALELAGLVLSYTTAGYYLGYILLWGCPILGFLWVLGGPLVRRRRRSAAVAILVPTAYLWTIDRVAIGRGLWTISPTHSTGVAVAGLPVEEMVFFLVTNTLIVFGLLLYRWVIGRAERDGLVAGLVGLFPRGGGGAAAE; encoded by the coding sequence GTGATCCCGCCGGTCGACTCTTCCTACCTCGTCTTTCTCGGCTGCGCGGTCGGCGTCCCGACGCTCGTCGTGGCGCTTCTCGCGTGGCGCCTCGGTGGCCTGCGCACGCCGACCGACGTCGCCGGCGTCGGCGCACTCGTCCTCATCGCGTTTGGGTACACGTTCGTCTGGGACGGCTACCTCATCGAGCGCGGTGTCTGGTGGTACGGCAACGGCGTCGTGACGGCGCGCGTGGGGGTCATTCCGCTCGGCGAACTCGCCTTCTTCGCCCTGCAGACGGCGCTCACGGGCTGCTGGCTCCACGCGATCGACCCCCCGGTCGAACCGACGCGGCCCGCGACCGCGTCGGCGCGACCGGTCGGACTGCTGGTGATCGCCGCGCTCGAACTCGCCGGCCTCGTGCTCTCGTACACCACCGCGGGCTACTACCTCGGCTACATCCTCCTGTGGGGGTGCCCCATTCTCGGCTTCCTGTGGGTTCTCGGTGGGCCTCTCGTCCGGCGCCGTCGTCGTAGCGCCGCGGTCGCGATCCTCGTCCCGACGGCGTATCTCTGGACGATCGACCGGGTCGCGATCGGTCGCGGCCTCTGGACCATCTCGCCGACCCACTCCACCGGCGTCGCCGTCGCCGGACTCCCGGTCGAGGAGATGGTCTTTTTCCTAGTCACGAACACGCTGATCGTCTTCGGGCTGCTTCTCTACCGCTGGGTGATCGGACGGGCCGAGCGTGACGGCCTCGTCGCTGGCCTCGTCGGCCTGTTTCCCCGCGGCGGCGGCGGCGCCGCAGCCGAGTGA
- a CDS encoding sensor histidine kinase yields the protein MTDECRAAIPVDAFPDPVLAYVVDGRDARITTTNESFERQVEDASPDAPVSRVFDRFSRRVATGDRDPMTHLVRGDRVGIYLDGAEDRGTFFVRVIPTDGDAGYLVFSDLQDCPTLEEMPAVDQVSSVISHDLRNPLDVAKAHLTAARETGAPEHFESVADAHDRMERIIRDVLTLTRGDAVVDPSDHVSVETAATDAWRSVDTDGAELDLTGSLPTVTADADRVRRLFENLFRNSVEHNSSESRRRHADGVAHDATDARTPPGAPVERDPDAPPSNAHGDRDPESGERSRDRRDEATPDGSVRITVGALEEGFYVADDGTGIPADERERVFDPGHSTIAGGTGLGLAIVDRIIAAHDWDVTLTTADGSGARFEIRF from the coding sequence ATGACCGACGAGTGTCGTGCCGCGATCCCGGTGGACGCCTTTCCGGACCCCGTTCTCGCCTACGTCGTCGACGGTCGTGACGCCCGCATCACGACGACGAACGAGAGCTTCGAGCGACAGGTCGAGGATGCGTCACCCGACGCACCCGTTTCGAGGGTGTTCGACCGGTTCAGTCGCCGCGTTGCGACCGGCGATCGGGATCCGATGACCCACCTCGTTCGGGGTGATCGCGTCGGCATCTACCTCGACGGGGCCGAGGACCGAGGGACGTTCTTCGTGCGGGTGATCCCCACCGATGGGGACGCCGGATATCTGGTCTTCTCCGACCTGCAGGACTGTCCCACGCTCGAGGAGATGCCCGCCGTCGACCAGGTTAGTAGCGTGATCAGTCACGACCTCCGCAACCCGCTCGACGTCGCCAAGGCGCATCTCACGGCGGCGCGGGAGACGGGTGCGCCGGAACATTTCGAGTCGGTCGCCGACGCACACGATCGGATGGAACGGATCATCCGCGACGTCCTCACCCTCACGCGAGGGGACGCCGTCGTCGACCCGTCCGATCACGTCTCGGTCGAAACCGCAGCGACGGACGCGTGGCGATCGGTCGACACAGACGGGGCGGAACTCGATCTCACCGGGTCACTCCCGACCGTCACCGCCGACGCCGACCGCGTTCGCAGGCTGTTCGAGAACCTGTTTCGGAACAGCGTGGAGCACAACTCCTCCGAGAGCCGGAGACGGCACGCCGACGGCGTGGCACACGACGCCACGGACGCCCGGACGCCACCCGGAGCGCCGGTCGAGCGTGACCCGGACGCACCCCCCTCGAACGCGCACGGGGATCGGGACCCGGAGAGCGGTGAGCGGTCCCGCGACCGACGTGACGAGGCGACTCCCGACGGTAGCGTGCGGATCACCGTCGGCGCGTTGGAGGAGGGCTTCTACGTCGCCGACGACGGCACCGGTATCCCCGCCGACGAGCGGGAGCGGGTTTTCGACCCGGGGCACTCGACCATCGCCGGCGGAACGGGACTCGGCCTCGCAATCGTCGACCGGATCATCGCCGCCCACGACTGGGACGTGACGCTCACTACAGCCGACGGTAGTGGGGCACGGTTCGAGATCCGATTCTAA
- a CDS encoding SRPBCC family protein — translation MFTVEHQIEIDAAPTDVFSFLDDPRNHLKITPSLIDVGNVEALPNGGKRAEYRYKLAGVELVGQVEDVERSTDDHLVQRLSGAIDGTISYDIEDGERTTVRYKAEYQLPGTVVESVLQPVARAYNEREAEATLENLKTFLEN, via the coding sequence ATGTTCACCGTCGAGCATCAGATCGAAATCGACGCGGCACCGACAGACGTCTTTTCGTTTCTCGACGACCCGCGGAACCACCTCAAAATCACGCCTAGTCTGATCGACGTCGGCAACGTGGAGGCACTCCCCAACGGTGGGAAGCGCGCCGAGTACCGGTACAAACTCGCGGGGGTCGAACTCGTCGGACAGGTCGAAGACGTCGAGCGATCCACGGACGACCACCTCGTACAACGGCTCTCCGGGGCCATCGACGGGACGATCAGCTACGATATCGAGGACGGGGAGCGGACCACCGTCCGGTACAAGGCCGAATACCAGCTACCCGGGACGGTCGTCGAGTCCGTGCTCCAGCCGGTCGCACGGGCGTACAACGAGCGCGAGGCCGAGGCGACCCTCGAGAACCTGAAGACGTTTCTGGAGAACTGA
- a CDS encoding bacteriorhodopsin has translation MIPDPATWPSTVVGGPETAVLACGAGLLGTGALWIALRSVGATDERATRLYALAALIPAIALASYVAMATGVGVVAVPIGGRGPVELRWARYADWLFTTPLLLLVLGVLVDADRDALFGAVAADAFMIATGLVATLSTVPVYRYVWWAVSTLTFLLVLYFVFVVLTAEARALGTETASAFVVFRTLTGVLWTAYPVWWLLGPRGLAAVTPVVETAGFVLLDVATKAGIGLLLLRSRAVGDGTATTKSDGRPVATE, from the coding sequence ATGATCCCCGATCCGGCGACGTGGCCGTCGACGGTCGTGGGCGGTCCGGAGACGGCCGTCCTCGCCTGTGGCGCGGGACTGCTCGGGACCGGGGCGCTGTGGATCGCGCTGCGGAGCGTCGGCGCGACGGACGAGCGGGCGACTCGCCTGTACGCGCTCGCGGCGCTGATTCCGGCCATCGCCCTCGCGTCGTACGTGGCGATGGCGACCGGCGTCGGGGTGGTCGCCGTGCCGATCGGTGGGCGGGGTCCCGTGGAGCTTCGGTGGGCCCGGTACGCGGATTGGCTCTTCACCACGCCGCTGCTGTTGCTCGTTCTCGGCGTCCTGGTCGACGCGGATCGGGACGCGCTGTTCGGCGCGGTGGCCGCCGACGCGTTCATGATCGCGACCGGGCTCGTGGCCACCCTGTCGACGGTGCCGGTCTATCGCTACGTCTGGTGGGCCGTCAGCACGCTCACGTTCCTCCTCGTGCTGTACTTCGTGTTCGTCGTCCTCACGGCCGAGGCGCGGGCGCTCGGAACGGAGACGGCGTCGGCGTTCGTCGTGTTCCGTACCCTCACTGGGGTGCTGTGGACGGCGTACCCCGTCTGGTGGCTGCTCGGTCCGCGAGGACTCGCGGCCGTCACGCCGGTGGTCGAGACGGCCGGGTTCGTGCTCCTCGACGTGGCGACGAAGGCCGGTATCGGCCTGTTGCTGCTCCGGAGCCGGGCGGTCGGCGACGGGACGGCCACGACGAAGTCGGACGGACGCCCCGTCGCCACCGAGTGA
- a CDS encoding AAA family ATPase — translation MTTQLSIAADGDGTWAVAGDAVRFAPATRRQVGADAGDTVRIEGGATTVATVGEDCHDLPDGTVLVGEAVGRNVEAGDGSTVAVDPVSPVPARTVTVRPLASSLDGSPDALARALVGRPLTIDDRVDARLFGGSVVVSLVVVDLDPSGPAVVTPETTLDVRERSDGAPPSTPSGRVAGLNDERARLRRLVVDPLSKAYARVGARTPAGVLVHGPPGTGKSLLVRRVAADAAITVHDVPPDDCARRSSLSTALREAANDAPAILFLEDLAVAAPDPDSGREARPTSQVGWLLDRVRDRDEVVVVGETAHPDEVDPALRRGGRFDAEVRVGVPDRPARREILACHAADVRLAADVDLDAVAARTHGYTGADLEALLVDAATRAVARGDDDPVVASRDVSAALDAVGPSTLRDVTVERPSVTYRDVGGLTEAKREVIRTVEWPLRYPALFERLSATAPTGVLLYGPPGTGKTMLAKAVANSTDANFLAVDGPELMDRYVGESERGVREVFERARRTAPSIVFLDELDAFAPARRETDTGAAERVVSQLLTELDGLSARGDVAVLGATNRVDAVDPALLRPGRIERRVAVPLPDEAARAEILAVLLDDVPTRDVDTAAVAAETAGYSGSDLAGVVREAALLAMEAHLRTESSTGALDGLVVESAHLERAVQNTRPSTDDAA, via the coding sequence ATGACCACGCAGCTCTCCATCGCGGCCGACGGAGACGGAACGTGGGCGGTCGCGGGCGATGCCGTCAGGTTCGCACCGGCGACGCGCCGGCAGGTCGGCGCCGACGCCGGCGACACCGTCCGAATCGAGGGTGGCGCCACCACCGTCGCGACGGTCGGCGAGGACTGTCACGATCTGCCGGACGGGACCGTCCTCGTGGGCGAGGCGGTCGGACGAAACGTCGAGGCCGGGGACGGCTCGACCGTCGCCGTCGACCCGGTGTCGCCCGTTCCCGCCCGGACGGTCACGGTTCGACCGCTCGCCTCGTCGCTCGACGGGTCCCCGGACGCCCTCGCGCGGGCGCTCGTCGGCCGTCCGCTGACGATCGACGACCGGGTCGACGCACGCCTGTTCGGGGGAAGCGTCGTCGTCTCCCTGGTCGTGGTCGACCTCGACCCGTCGGGGCCGGCCGTCGTGACCCCCGAAACCACCCTCGACGTGCGCGAACGGAGCGACGGAGCGCCGCCCTCGACCCCGAGCGGGCGCGTCGCCGGGCTAAACGACGAACGCGCGAGGCTCCGTCGCCTGGTGGTCGACCCCCTGTCGAAGGCGTACGCCCGCGTCGGCGCGCGAACGCCCGCCGGCGTCCTCGTCCACGGGCCGCCCGGAACCGGGAAGAGCCTCCTCGTGCGGCGCGTCGCCGCCGATGCGGCGATCACCGTCCACGACGTGCCGCCGGACGACTGTGCCCGCCGCTCGTCGCTGTCGACGGCGCTGCGCGAGGCGGCGAACGACGCCCCGGCGATCCTCTTTCTGGAGGACCTCGCGGTCGCCGCCCCCGATCCCGACTCCGGTCGGGAGGCGCGCCCCACGTCCCAGGTCGGCTGGCTCCTCGACCGGGTTCGCGACCGCGACGAGGTCGTCGTCGTCGGTGAGACCGCCCACCCCGACGAGGTGGACCCCGCCCTCCGGCGGGGCGGGCGCTTCGACGCCGAAGTCCGCGTCGGCGTTCCCGACCGGCCGGCGCGACGCGAGATCCTCGCGTGCCACGCCGCGGACGTCCGGCTCGCGGCCGACGTCGACCTCGACGCGGTCGCGGCACGCACGCACGGCTACACCGGCGCCGACCTCGAAGCGCTCCTCGTCGACGCCGCCACACGCGCGGTCGCCCGGGGCGACGACGACCCCGTCGTCGCCTCCCGTGACGTATCGGCGGCGCTCGACGCCGTCGGTCCCTCGACGCTCCGGGACGTCACCGTCGAGCGCCCGTCGGTCACCTACCGCGACGTCGGGGGGCTGACCGAGGCGAAACGCGAGGTGATCCGGACGGTCGAGTGGCCGCTCCGATATCCGGCCCTGTTCGAACGCCTGTCGGCCACGGCGCCGACCGGCGTCCTCCTCTACGGGCCGCCGGGGACCGGAAAGACCATGCTCGCGAAGGCGGTCGCGAACTCGACGGACGCGAACTTCCTCGCGGTCGACGGCCCGGAGCTGATGGATCGGTACGTTGGGGAGAGCGAGCGCGGCGTCCGCGAGGTGTTCGAGCGCGCCCGCCGGACCGCGCCGTCGATTGTCTTTCTCGACGAACTCGACGCGTTCGCCCCCGCCCGCCGGGAGACGGACACTGGCGCGGCCGAGCGGGTCGTCTCCCAACTCCTGACCGAACTCGACGGCCTCTCGGCGCGTGGCGACGTGGCGGTGCTGGGGGCGACCAACCGCGTGGACGCGGTCGATCCGGCGCTGTTGCGTCCCGGCCGCATCGAGCGGCGGGTGGCCGTCCCCCTTCCCGACGAGGCGGCGCGGGCCGAGATCCTCGCGGTTCTCCTCGACGACGTACCGACGCGGGACGTCGACACCGCCGCCGTGGCGGCCGAGACGGCCGGTTACTCGGGCAGCGACCTCGCCGGCGTCGTTCGGGAGGCGGCGCTGCTCGCCATGGAGGCTCACCTCCGAACCGAGTCGTCCACCGGCGCGCTCGACGGACTCGTCGTCGAGTCGGCCCACCTCGAACGGGCGGTCCAGAACACGCGGCCGTCGACCGACGACGCGGCGTGA